One Nostoc punctiforme PCC 73102 DNA window includes the following coding sequences:
- a CDS encoding efflux RND transporter permease subunit — MNLSELFIRRPVMTTLVMMGILIFGLMSYLLLPISALPNVEYPFISVSASLPGATPETMASSVAAPLERQFTEIAGLNSFNSTSSTGSTNISLQFDFSRRVEDAAKDVQAAISAAAGQLPAGMPHPPTYRKVNPSVSPVLYLYMYSETQPISTVDEYAEVTVGQPISMINGVAQVQVFGQQQYAVRVQLDPRELASRGIGLTQVKTAIQQGNVNLPTGSLSGTYKSYTIQANGQLTDAASYRQLIVTYKNGATVRLQDLGQIIDSEQNVKVSNLYSDRKVTNRHSVVLAVQPQPGANTVNIVDAIQELLPTLREQVPKSIEMGIMYDRSQTIRASVNDVKFTLVLSVCLVVLVIFLFLRDITATLIPSLALPVAIIGTFAVMYLSGFSLDNLSLMALTLSVGFVVDDAIVVLENIVRYREMGESPLNAALKGSREISFTILSMTLSLVAVFIPIMFMSGIIGKLFHEFAVTIAVAILVSGFVSLSLTPMLCSRFLSSSHQQRPNRLYRVSERAFDLLLRGYDWTLKPVLKYRLMTLIGSGILLVMTVYLFVIVPKGFIPTEDTGQLMANTKGAQDISFDDMRHHQQKVVDLIRQDPNIEAVDSIVGASGPNASVNSGRITIRLKPRSQRKLSADEIIQELTPKLRRVVGVKTFLRSPPAIPIGGQQTNSTYQFTLQSLNLQDLRQYVPKLVDKVKTLPGLQNVDSDLQLSTPQIQVKFDHNKAATLGITAQQVEQTLSTAYGSSQVSTIYTPNDQFYVILEVKPEFQRDSTALSMLYVQSSTGKLVPLSAIANITQNVGPLTVTHVAQLPSATISFDTLAGTSLSQATDAIKQAASEVLPSTITTSFQGSAQTFQQSFNDLGVLLLVSILVIYLILGILYEDFIHPITILSGLPSAGFGALLTLLIFQVDLNLYSFIGIILLVGIVKKNGIMLVDFAIEAQRKEGKNSFDTIYAACLIRFRPIMMTTMAALIGTLPIALGTGVGSEARRPLGIAIVGGLLFSQILTLYLTPVFYIYMEALRKKLSIQPKKAEKKHLPAVKS; from the coding sequence GAAACAATGGCATCTTCAGTCGCCGCACCCCTAGAAAGACAGTTTACCGAAATTGCCGGACTCAATTCATTCAATTCCACCAGTTCCACAGGCAGCACTAACATCTCCCTACAATTTGACTTTAGCCGCCGAGTGGAAGATGCCGCAAAAGATGTACAGGCAGCCATCTCAGCCGCCGCCGGACAACTACCAGCCGGAATGCCTCACCCGCCCACTTACCGTAAAGTCAACCCCTCTGTCTCACCAGTTCTCTACCTCTATATGTATTCGGAGACACAGCCAATCTCGACAGTAGATGAATACGCAGAGGTAACAGTTGGTCAGCCAATTTCGATGATTAATGGTGTTGCTCAGGTACAGGTTTTTGGTCAACAGCAATATGCAGTCCGCGTCCAGCTTGACCCGCGAGAGTTGGCATCGCGGGGAATTGGTCTAACTCAGGTAAAAACTGCAATTCAACAAGGAAATGTCAACTTGCCAACCGGCAGTCTCTCTGGCACTTACAAAAGTTATACGATTCAGGCGAACGGTCAACTCACCGATGCTGCCAGCTATCGCCAGCTAATTGTAACTTACAAGAATGGTGCTACCGTGCGGCTCCAAGATTTGGGGCAGATAATTGACAGCGAACAAAATGTCAAAGTCTCGAATTTATATAGCGATCGCAAGGTGACAAACCGTCATTCTGTTGTTCTCGCTGTGCAGCCGCAACCAGGTGCTAACACGGTAAATATTGTTGATGCCATCCAGGAACTTTTACCTACACTCCGCGAACAAGTTCCCAAATCCATTGAGATGGGGATTATGTACGATCGCTCCCAAACCATCCGAGCCTCTGTCAACGATGTGAAATTTACCTTGGTTCTTTCGGTTTGTCTAGTTGTCTTGGTGATTTTCTTATTTTTACGTGATATAACAGCTACCCTAATTCCCAGTTTGGCGCTACCTGTAGCGATTATTGGCACTTTTGCTGTAATGTATCTGTCGGGTTTCTCCCTAGACAACCTTTCACTCATGGCGTTGACCCTCTCCGTGGGCTTTGTCGTGGATGATGCGATCGTTGTGTTGGAAAATATCGTCCGTTATCGAGAAATGGGCGAATCTCCCCTAAATGCGGCATTGAAGGGATCGAGGGAAATCAGCTTCACCATTTTGTCAATGACCCTTTCCCTAGTGGCGGTGTTCATCCCGATTATGTTCATGAGTGGAATAATCGGGAAATTATTTCATGAATTTGCCGTGACGATCGCAGTGGCAATTTTGGTTTCGGGTTTTGTTTCCCTCAGTCTCACCCCCATGTTATGCAGTCGTTTCTTAAGTTCATCTCATCAGCAAAGACCAAATCGGCTGTATCGAGTTTCAGAACGGGCATTTGATTTACTACTGCGGGGATATGATTGGACGCTCAAGCCTGTCTTAAAATACCGCTTGATGACACTGATTGGTTCTGGCATTCTGCTGGTAATGACCGTCTATTTGTTCGTCATCGTTCCCAAAGGATTTATTCCTACAGAAGACACCGGACAACTGATGGCGAACACCAAAGGAGCGCAAGATATTTCTTTTGATGATATGCGGCATCACCAGCAAAAGGTTGTTGATCTCATTCGTCAAGACCCTAACATTGAAGCAGTTGATTCCATTGTGGGTGCAAGTGGCCCGAATGCGTCGGTCAACTCTGGGCGAATTACAATTCGGCTCAAGCCGCGTTCTCAACGTAAATTGAGCGCCGACGAAATTATTCAAGAGTTAACCCCCAAGTTGAGACGTGTAGTTGGGGTTAAGACATTCCTCCGTTCTCCACCAGCTATTCCCATCGGTGGACAACAAACCAATTCTACTTATCAGTTCACCTTGCAGAGTTTAAATCTGCAAGACTTGCGCCAATACGTTCCTAAACTTGTAGATAAAGTCAAAACCCTACCAGGACTCCAGAACGTTGACAGTGATTTACAACTCAGCACTCCTCAAATCCAAGTCAAATTTGACCACAACAAAGCTGCAACCCTTGGCATTACCGCTCAACAAGTTGAACAAACCCTCAGTACCGCTTATGGTTCCAGTCAGGTGTCAACTATTTATACCCCAAATGACCAATTTTATGTAATCTTGGAAGTAAAACCGGAGTTTCAACGAGATTCTACCGCCCTATCGATGCTCTATGTGCAATCGAGTACTGGGAAACTTGTTCCGCTAAGTGCGATCGCTAATATCACTCAAAACGTCGGTCCTCTAACCGTTACTCACGTTGCTCAACTCCCCTCTGCAACTATCTCTTTTGACACCCTCGCAGGAACGTCTCTAAGTCAGGCTACAGATGCTATCAAGCAAGCAGCGAGTGAGGTACTACCCTCAACAATTACCACCAGCTTTCAGGGTTCAGCCCAAACCTTTCAACAGTCTTTCAATGATTTAGGCGTGTTGTTGTTGGTGTCTATTTTAGTAATCTATCTGATTCTCGGTATTCTCTATGAGGATTTCATTCACCCGATTACCATTCTTTCCGGTTTACCTTCGGCGGGTTTTGGCGCATTATTGACGCTACTGATTTTCCAGGTAGATTTAAACCTTTACTCTTTCATCGGCATAATTCTCTTGGTGGGTATCGTCAAGAAAAATGGGATTATGTTGGTGGATTTTGCTATTGAAGCGCAAAGAAAGGAAGGGAAAAATTCCTTTGATACTATCTATGCCGCTTGCTTGATTCGCTTCCGCCCGATTATGATGACGACGATGGCAGCTTTAATTGGCACACTTCCCATTGCTCTGGGGACAGGAGTCGGTTCAGAAGCGCGTCGTCCTTTGGGGATTGCGATCGTTGGTGGATTGCTGTTTTCTCAGATATTGACTCTCTATCTAACTCCAGTGTTTTACATTTACATGGAGGCATTGCGGAAAAAGCTTAGTATACAACCTAAGAAAGCTGAAAAAAAGCATCTGCCAGCAGTTAAAAGTTAA